In one Scomber japonicus isolate fScoJap1 chromosome 6, fScoJap1.pri, whole genome shotgun sequence genomic region, the following are encoded:
- the dock10 gene encoding dedicator of cytokinesis protein 10 isoform X1, which translates to MNFYKDEKISKEPKGCIFLDSCTGVVQNNRLRKHAFELKMNEVTYFVLAAESEQDMEEWISTLNRILQISPHDGPAPDRKSVDLTDHRQDVFDLSLSDGCLQENEDTTEKGINPELAKYISETDEGIRSARREERLNLFSLDPDTPVLRSPRTENSSAENAPVRPFEEKLGRRFMITCRSLNLMLQGCINESETGPVTNIEPFFVSLALLDVREGRKVSADFHVDLNHEAVHQMLGGCGNGTGGPGTGVGGQENGLCSPAEKKPGDCYLSLELDHWLRFPKQAIFSVTNPHTDIVMVARVEKVLMGNIACGTEPYIKNTDSSKTVQKILKSNKQFCSKLGKYRMPFAWSVRSVFKDNHGALDRESRFSPLFKQESNKISTDDLIKLVTEFRRAEKTSKLQTIPGTLDIAVDYIPMEHPNCVTSSCVPVKPFEELSKHQPTVEVEEFVQDTTKFTQPHKVYRNHIYVYPKHLKYDSQKSFAKARNLAVQVEFRSSDDEIAKPLKCIYGKPGGPVFTTAACSTVLHHSQNPDFYDEVKIELPTQLHEKHHLLFSFYHVTCDINAKTNAKRKEALENPVGYSWLPLLKEGRLSSQEFNIPVSCNLPNGYLAIKETSNTKNGADVKWVDGAKTIFKVSTNVVSTVYTQDPHLNRFFQQCQKRELDLSQPPTSDFLNCLKGLLSMERIPVIIRFLPVLFNQLFKVLTQNDNDEVTTATTRVLVHIVAKCHEENLDHYLHSYIKYVFKSEAHGFRTVHEELAKGMTFDLKSNEQAAVRNVLKFSWFFFELIVKSMAQHLVDCDKLKLPRPQRFPSSYQSRVETLVETVSEHIFWKNKDLAEETRSANLAVAAFVKRCFTLMDRGFTFKLISNYINMITATDSKVLCELKFEFLREVCNHEHYIPLSLPLPSARITVSVPEYNLTGEFCRKHFLTGLLLRELGLALQDEQDLRHLALATLKTLMAKHSLDARYATKDKQARIASLYLPLYGLILDNMPRFFLRDLFPIYFTSSDQGSRDDLSVGGGMAGGVIPVTRHGNSVDASFSKEVLNSITAFSSLAVATGNQADSRGSLISVDSNPSNSDRNSEKMDGCEKFARPQSLIGYGSRCDKLDQAETRSLLMCFLHIMKTISEDVLVSYWHRAIHQEISDFFNILELCLQHFRFLGKRHIARKLAAALKLAQSTQANGTLKGSNHPSQSSQPSSLFPQWMASGGEGHRQARSQTMPIIRGKNALTNPKLLQMMETDGNIQDGDTLSPTDIEANLSTEVSLTVLDVLELFVHHHKKQLLQDDGQNALMKKVLDTYLLFFQINQSTATLRHVFASLRLFVQKFPSAFFQGKADLCGCLCYEILKCCNHRSSSTQTEAAALLYFFMRKNFEFTKGKSIVRSHLQVIKAVSQLIADAGIGGSRFQQSLAIINNFANGDAPLKNTSFPAEVKDLTKRIRTVLMATAQMKEHEKDPEMLVDLQYSLANSYASTPELRRTWLESMAKVHVRNGDLSEAAMCYIHISALIAESLKRRGYWRADKARMSSVSPEESPIFNCSSLLTTSRDQDTSFSMGWAAFMCISPNVKEEGAMKEDTGTQDTPYTEDTLVEQLELCVDYLWKSERHELIADINKPVIVVFEKRRDFKRLSELYYDIHRSYLKVTEVVNSEKRLFGRYYRVAFYGQGFFEEEESKEFIYKEPKLTGLSEISQRLLKLYSDKFGADNVKMIQDSNKVNPKDLDPKFAYIQVTYVVPYFDEKEQQEKRTDFERHHNINRFVFETPFTLSGKKHGDVEEQCKRRTILTTSSSFPYLKKRIQVVEQQSTEMNPIEVAIDEMSRKVSELNQLCNMEEVDMIRLQLKLQGSVSVKVNAGPMAYARAFLEEKNAKKYPDNQVKLLKEIFRQFAEACGQALDVNERLIKEDQLEYQEEMRAHYRDMLTELSGIMNEQIPHTRQPGTERHSAY; encoded by the exons ATGAACTTCTACAAAGATGAGAAGATCTCCAAGGAACCTAAAGGGTGCATCTTCCTTGACTCGTGTACTGGCGTGGTGCAG AATAACCGCCTAAGGAAGCACGCCTTTGAGCTGAAGATGAACGAGGTTACGTACTTCGTGCTGGCCGCGGAGAGTGAACAGGACATGGAAGAGTGGATCAGCACCCTAAACCGCATCTTACAGATCAGTCCACATGACGGGCCTGCTCCGGACCGCAAGAGTGTAGACCTCACCGACCATCGCCAGG ATGTGTTTGACCTGTCGTTGAGTGACGGCTGTTTGCAGGAGAACGAAGATACAACAGAGAAAGGCATCAATCCAGAGTTAGCAAAG TATATTTCAGAGACAGATGAGGGAATTCGCTCTgccaggagagaggagaggttaAATCTGTTCTCGCTCGACCCCGACACTCCT GTTCTGAGGAGTCCACGGACAGAAAATTCATCAGCTGAAAACGCACCGGTGCGCCCGTTTGAGGAGAAGCTGGGCAGAAGGTTTATGATAACCTGCCGCTCCCTTAACCTCATGCTGCAGGGCTGCATCAACGAGAGTGAAACTGGACCAGTCACTAAT ATCGAGCCCTTCTTTGTCTCGTTGGCTCTGCTGGATGTACGAGAGGGGCGAAAGGTATCTGCAGATTTTCATGTAGACCTTAACCACGAGGCAGTGCATCAGATGCTCGGAGGTTGCGGTAACGGGACAGGCGGTCCAGGGACGGGGGTTGGAGGTCAGGAGAATGGCCTGTGCTCTCCTGCAGAGAAGAAGCCAGGAGACTGTTACCTCAGCCTGGAGCTGGACCACTGGCTACGCTTTCCCAAACAG GCCATTTTCTCAGTGACCAACCCCCATACTGACATAGTGATGGTGGCCAGAGTGGAAAAGGTGCTGATGGGAAACATTGCTTGTGGGACTGAACCATATATCAAAAACACAGACTCCAGCAAG ACTGTTCAGAAGATTTTGAAATCCAACAAACAGTTCTGTAGTAAACTGGGAAAGTACCGAATGCCGTTTGCCTGGTCCGTCAG GTCAGTGTTTAAGGACAACCATGGGGCACTGGACCGAGAGTCTCGCTTCTCACCCCTCTTCAAACAGGAAAGCAACAAGATTTCCACAGATGACCTGATTAAGCTGGTGACTGAGTTCAGAAG GGCTGAGAAGACCAGTAAACTGCAGACTATTCCTGGAACTCTGGACATTGCAGTTGACTATATTCCAATGGAACATCCTA ACTGTGTAACATCCTCTTGTGTACCAGTGAAGCCCTTTGAGGAACTGAGCAAACACCAGCCTACTGTGGAAGTGGAGGAGTTTGTTCAGGACACCACCAAGTTCACCCAACCGCACAAAGTCTACAGAAACCACATCTATGTCTACCCTAAACATCTCAAATATGACAGTCAGAAGAGCTTTGCTAAG GCTCGTAACCTTGCAGTCCAAGTGGAGTTCCGCAGCTCAGATGACGAGATTGCCAAACCTTTAAAG TGCATCTATGGCAAGCCTGGAGGCCCAGTCTTCACCACAGCCGCCTGTTCAACAGTCCTGCATCACTCTCAGAACCCTGACTTCTACGATGAG GTGAAGATTGAGCTTCCCACCCAACTTCATGAAAAGCAccatcttcttttctccttttaccATGTCACCTGTGACATCAATGCTAAAACAAATGCTAAGAGGAAAGAAGCCCTGGAGAACCCAG TGGGGTACTCTTGGCTGCCACTCCTCAAAGAAGGTCGTCTGTCATCTCAGGAGTTCAACATCCCTGTCTCCTGTAACCTGCCAAATGGATATCTGGCCATCAAGGAAACCAGCAACAccaag AACGGAGCAGATGTGAAATGGGTTGATGGGGCAAAAACCATCTTCAAAGTGTCCACCAATGTCGTCTCCACAGTATACACTCAG GACCCCCACCTGAACCGATTCTTCCAGCAGTGCCAGAAGAGAGAGCTGGACCTCTCGCAACCTCCTACCTCCGACTTCCTCAACTGCCTGAAG GGTCTTCTCAGCATGGAGAGAATCCCAGTGATCATCCGATTCTTGCCAGTGCTCTTCAACCAGCTGTTCAAGGTCCTGACTCAGAATGACAACGATGAGGTCACCACTGCCACCACCAG AGTGCTGGTCCACATTGTTGCAAAGTGCCACGAAGAAAACCTGGATCATTACCTGCACTCCTATATCAAG taTGTGTTCAAGTCAGAGGCCCATGGCTTTAGGACAGTCCATGAGGAGTTGGCAAAGggcatgacctttgacctgaagAGCAATGAGCAGGCAGCAGTCAGGAATGTTCTCAAG TTCTCCTGGTTCTTCTTTGAGCTGATTGTCAAGTCCATGGCCCAACATTTGGTTGactgtgacaaattaaag CTTCCCAGGCCCCAGCGTTTCCCCTCATCCTACCAGAGCCGTGTGGAGACTCTGGTGGAAACAGTGTCCGAACACATCTTCTGGAAAAACAAAGACCTGGCAGAAGAGACACGCAGTGCCAATTTAGCTGTAGCAGCCTTTGTAAAG cgCTGCTTTACTTTGATGGACAGAGGCTTCACCTTCAAACTGATCAGCAACTATATTAACATGATCACTGCTACTGACAGCAAG GTCTTGTGTGAGCTGAAATTTGAGTTCTTGAGAGAGGTGTGTAACCACGAACACTACATTCCTCTCAGCCTGCCCCTGCCCTCTGCTCGCATCACAG TGTCGGTGCCTGAGTACAACCTGACAGGAGAGTTCTGCAGGAAGCACTTCCTGACCGGTCTGTTACTACGGGAACTGGGTCTGGCTCTCCAGGACGAGCAGGACCTGAGACACCTCGCTTTGGCCACCCTGAAGACCCTCATGGCCAAACACTCTCTGGATGCACGCTATGCCACCAAG GACAAGCAGGCAAGAATTGCATCTCTCTACCTGCCTTTGTACGGCCTGATCTTGGACAACATGCCTCGATTCTTCCTCAGGGACCTCTTCCCCATCTACTTCACCTCTAGTGACCAA GGTTCGCGAGACGACCTCAGTGTTGGCGGAGGAATGGCTGGAGGAGTGATTCCTGTCACTCGCCATGGCAACTCTGTGGATGCCTCCTTTTCCAAAGAAGTACTCAACTCCATCACAG cttTCTCATCCTTGGCAGTTGCTACGGGTAACCAGGCTGATTCTCGGGGCTCTCTCATCAGTGTGGACTCCAACCCTAGCAACAGTGACAGGAACAGTGAGAAGATGGACGGATGTGAGAag TTTGCTCGGCCCCAGTCCCTGATAGGCTACGGTTCTCGCTGTGACAAGCTGGACCAGGCAGAGACCCGCAGCCTCCTCATGTGTTTCCTGCACATCATGAAAACCATATCTGAGG ATGTGCTAGTGTCCTACTGGCATCGGGCCATTCACCAAGAGATCTCAGACTTCTTTAACATCCTGGA gCTGTGTCTTCAGCACTTCAGGTTTCTGGGAAAGCGCCACATAGCCAG GAAGCTAGCAGCGGCACTAAAGCTGGCCCAGTCTACCCAGGCCAATGGCACCCTGAAGGGCTCTAACCACCCCTCCCAGTCCTCTCAACCCTCAAGTCTCTTCCCACAATG GATGGCATCTGGAGGTGAAGGTCACAGACAGGCCCGCTCCCAAACAATGCCCATCATCAGGGGCAAGAATGCTCTCACCAATCCCAAGCTGCTGCAGATGATGGAGACAG ATGGAAATATTCAGGATGGGGACACATTGAGTCCTACTGATATCGAGGCAAACTTGTCCACTGAAGTCTCCCTCACAGTACTGGATGTACTAGAGCTCTTTGTTCACCATCACAAG AAGCAGCTGTTGCAAGACGATGGCCAGAATGCATTGATGAAGAAGGTGCTGGACACCTACTTACTCTTCTTTCAGATCAACCAGTCAACCGCCACTCTACGGCATGTCTTTGCTTCGCTAAGACTCTTCGTACAAAAG TTCCCCAGTGCATTCTTCCAGGGTAAGGCAGACCTGTGTGGCTGTCTGTGCTATGAGATCCTCAAGTGCTGTAACCATCGATCAAGCTCCACCCAGACGGAGGCTGCTGCCCTGCTGTATTTTTTCATGAGAAAAAACTTTGAGTTTACTAAGGGCAAGTCTATAGTCCGCTCACATCTGCAG GTTATCAAAGCAGTGAGCCAGCTGATAGCTGATGCTGGCATTGGAGGCTCGAGATTTCAGCAGTCTCTGGCCATCATCAATAACTTTGCCAACGGAGATGCACCACTCAAG AACACTTCATTTCCAGCTGAGGTGAAAGATCTGACCAAGCGGATCAGGACAGTCCTGATGGCCACAGCCCAAATGAAGGAGCATGAGAAGGATCCAGAGATGCTGGTGGATCTGCAGTACAGTCTGGCCAACTCCTACGCCAGCACTCCTGAGCTTCGCCGCACTTGGCTGGAGAGCATGGCTAAGGTCCATGTGCGCAACGGCGATCTCTCTGAG GCTGCCATGTGCTACATCCACATCTCAGCCCTGATCGCGGAATCGCTGAAGAGGAGAG GCTACTGGAGAGCTGACAAGGCCCGGATGTCCAGTGTTTCCCCTGAAGAAAGCCCCATCTTTAACTGTAGCTCCTTACTAACTACCTCCCGAGATCAAGACA CGTCGTTCTCTATGGGCTGGGCAGCGTTTATGTGCATCAGTCCTAATGTCAAGGAGGAAGGTGCCATGAAGGAAGACACTGGTACACAAGATACACCCTATACTGAG GACACCCTGGTAGAGCAGCTGGAGCTGTGTGTAGACTACCTGTGGAAATCTGAAAGACACGAGCTCATCGCTGACATCAACAAACCCGTGATTGTTGTCTTTGAAAAGAGGCGAGATTTTAAG AGGCTGTCGGAGCTATACTATGACATCCATCGCTCCTATCTGAAGGTGACTGAGGTGGTGAACTCAGAAAAGCGTCTCTTCGGTCGCTACTACCGTGTAGCTTTCTatggacag GGTTTctttgaggaagaggagagcaaGGAGTTCATCTATAAAGAGCCAAAGCTGACGGGTCTGTCGGAAATCTCCCAGAGATTACTTAAACTCTACTCAGACAAGTTTGGAGCCGATAACGTCAAGATGATCCAGGACTCCAATAAG GTAAATCCCAAAGACCTGGACCCCAAGTTTGCCTACATCCAGGTGACATATGTGGTGCCCTACTTTGACGAGAaagaacaacaagaaaaaaggacagatttTGAGAGGCATCACAACATCAACCGATTTGTGTTTGAGACGCCGTTCACTCTGTCAGGGAAGAAACACGGAGATGTGGAGGAGCAGTGCAAGAGACGCACCATATTGACAA CGAGTTCCAGCTTCCCCTACCTAAAGAAGCGCATCCAGGTGGTGGAGCAGCAGAGCACAGAAATGAATCCGATTGAGGTAGCCATAGATGAGATGTCACGTAAAGTCTCTGAGCTCAACCAGCTCTGCAACATGGAGGAGGTGGACATGATCCGGCTGCAGCTGAAACTGCAGGGCAGTGTCAGCGTCAAG GTGAATGCAGGGCCTATGGCTTATGCCAGGGCATTTTTGGAGGAGAAGAATGCCAAGAAATACCCAGACAACCAGGTCAAACTGCTCAAGGAGATCTTCAG GCAGTTTGCAGAAGCCTGTGGTCAGGCACTGGATGTCAATGAGCGTCTGATCAAGGAGGACCAGCTGGAGTACCAGGAGGAGATGAGAGCTCACTACCGGGACATGCTGACCGAGTTGTCTGGCATCATGAACGAACAG ATTCCTCACACAAGACAACCAGGAACGGAACGGCACAGCGCCTACTGA